From Spirosoma agri, one genomic window encodes:
- a CDS encoding T9SS type A sorting domain-containing protein: MKQFYIAILCLLATLSSQGQIITQWNFNAGTTVPSTGSGAVTAIGGTTGAIASGTGSSDPATTADQAYNLDNFPVQGTGSKTAGLDVQVSTVGKQNIKLSFDLRFSTAAANLATVQYSTDGGTTWVDFSTVSAAGGNNWVNSNTVDFSSVTALNNNANARFRIVSTFNSGNTYVPAGGGNYSTVGTYRFDMVTVQGANSAMPVTYYAFNAQYTSSKTVAVTWSTSTEQNNAYFAVERSADLGTFQTIGRIDGKGTSFTQQHYSLTDETPMAGWNYYRLKQVDTDGKTSYSKALAVFNEYSSGVNELILSLNLATHDLSVRLNGNAVLINCIIYTMQGRVVFQSNDVTNPINVSGLPAGIYILEVQTSDNRALRQRFLKL, encoded by the coding sequence ATGAAACAGTTTTACATAGCTATTCTTTGTTTATTGGCGACGTTGTCTTCACAAGGCCAGATTATCACGCAGTGGAACTTCAATGCCGGTACAACGGTACCGTCTACGGGTTCGGGAGCCGTGACGGCAATTGGCGGAACAACGGGTGCCATTGCCAGCGGAACAGGAAGTTCTGATCCCGCCACTACAGCTGACCAGGCCTATAATCTGGATAATTTTCCGGTTCAGGGAACTGGCAGTAAAACGGCAGGGCTGGACGTTCAGGTGTCGACGGTCGGTAAGCAAAACATCAAGCTTTCGTTCGATCTCCGTTTCAGCACGGCCGCAGCCAACCTGGCTACTGTTCAGTACTCGACGGACGGCGGTACTACCTGGGTTGATTTCAGCACGGTTTCGGCGGCTGGTGGTAATAACTGGGTGAACAGCAACACGGTCGATTTCTCTTCGGTCACTGCGCTGAATAATAACGCCAATGCCCGCTTCCGTATCGTGTCTACGTTTAACAGCGGTAACACGTATGTACCCGCTGGTGGTGGCAACTATAGCACCGTCGGTACGTATCGCTTCGATATGGTAACCGTTCAGGGTGCGAACAGCGCAATGCCCGTTACGTACTATGCTTTCAATGCGCAATACACCTCATCGAAGACCGTGGCCGTGACCTGGTCGACGTCGACCGAGCAGAATAACGCTTATTTTGCCGTTGAACGAAGTGCCGACCTCGGTACATTTCAGACAATAGGTCGGATAGATGGCAAAGGGACCAGCTTCACGCAGCAGCATTACTCGTTGACTGATGAAACACCAATGGCAGGCTGGAACTACTACCGGCTTAAACAGGTAGATACCGACGGAAAAACGAGCTATTCCAAAGCGTTAGCCGTTTTCAATGAATACTCATCAGGCGTAAACGAACTGATTCTGTCACTTAATTTAGCTACCCATGATTTGTCTGTTCGCCTAAATGGCAATGCCGTACTCATCAATTGTATCATTTACACAATGCAGGGTCGTGTCGTGTTTCAGTCGAATGACGTAACGAACCCAATTAATGTATCCGGTTTGCCAGCAGGAATCTATATTCTGGAAGTGCAAACGAGCGACAACCGAGCGTTACGCCAGCGATTTCTGAAACTGTAA
- a CDS encoding DUF4397 domain-containing protein, translating to MKHSLKSMLLFGLGLLLLACGNEANFLNSVAPASGARVKFYHLAPDAAGIDIYLNDQKFSGVNTVPPAVAAPLSYTNSFPNQDYATVTPGTVKVKIVAPASTTATTDATLATTDLTTQADTYYSVFLYGVSPTYSSLVLTDNLTAADPTKAYVRLINLVSGADASATYDLAINGVVVAAGVAPLKGAATFTAIPAIGYATTAVPVQLRAAGTTTVVGTTTLTIQPYAGRFYTFIARGLVGGTGTRAVNLTPSTNR from the coding sequence ATGAAACATAGTCTAAAATCAATGCTGCTTTTTGGCCTGGGTCTGCTCCTGCTGGCTTGTGGTAACGAAGCTAATTTTCTAAACTCCGTAGCGCCGGCATCGGGTGCCCGCGTGAAATTTTACCACCTAGCTCCCGACGCTGCGGGGATTGATATTTACCTGAACGACCAGAAGTTTTCGGGCGTGAACACCGTACCACCTGCCGTCGCGGCTCCGTTAAGTTACACCAACTCCTTCCCGAATCAGGACTACGCGACGGTAACGCCTGGCACGGTTAAAGTGAAAATTGTAGCGCCCGCCAGCACTACCGCGACCACGGATGCCACGCTGGCAACGACCGATCTGACGACCCAGGCCGATACGTATTACTCGGTTTTTCTTTATGGCGTATCGCCAACCTACAGTAGTCTGGTCCTGACCGATAATCTAACGGCTGCCGATCCAACGAAAGCCTACGTTCGGCTGATCAATCTGGTGTCGGGAGCGGATGCGAGTGCTACTTACGACCTCGCGATCAACGGCGTAGTGGTTGCCGCCGGCGTTGCGCCACTGAAAGGAGCGGCTACCTTCACGGCGATTCCGGCCATTGGGTATGCCACCACCGCCGTACCGGTTCAACTTCGGGCGGCAGGTACGACAACCGTTGTTGGAACGACCACCTTGACCATACAGCCCTACGCGGGTCGTTTTTATACGTTCATTGCCCGAGGTCTGGTTGGCGGAACAGGTACGAGAGCGGTTAATCTAACCCCCTCGACAAACCGATAA
- a CDS encoding SusD/RagB family nutrient-binding outer membrane lipoprotein encodes MKRFTFLTLLLGLFTLSSCEKYLDINRDPSNPQVAEGYVLLPPMVAQMAFGEQFDSRFIGKYIQNWGEATANDTWDRMGYNAGSDNAGLIWRMHYWNLGENIRLVLDDANAKQKWDYSGVAKAMFAWSWQTTTDYHGEIILKQAFEPNRYVFDYDTQEEVYAYVKELANNALTDLNRTDGAVSQASLARGDLVYAGDRSKWIKFVYGVLARNANHLSNKSTYNPDAVIDFCNKSLASNADNFNVPFTAGGNSALANFFGPSRSNLGTYRQTDFLVSLLDGRVFKGVIDPRQSILTTPSPDGVYRGVVMTQGDPNNVNGNTKRIPTVWGELPNLVVVGTTPGKYVYRDGAPFPILTYAEIQFIKAEAAFIKGDKATALSAYQAGIGAALDYAGVSAADKAKYLASAAVAQSTGDLKISDVMLQKYLALVGHGVIESWVDLRRYRYSSTVYTGFTPPTAEQLFPDNNGKLAYRVRPRYNSEYVWNRASLDKYGGNALDYHTVEPWFIQK; translated from the coding sequence ATGAAACGATTTACTTTTCTCACGCTGCTGCTGGGCTTGTTTACGCTAAGTAGCTGCGAAAAATACCTCGACATAAACCGTGACCCGTCGAACCCGCAGGTGGCGGAGGGCTACGTTCTGCTACCGCCGATGGTTGCGCAGATGGCTTTCGGCGAACAGTTCGATTCTCGCTTTATCGGGAAATACATTCAGAACTGGGGCGAAGCCACCGCCAACGACACCTGGGATCGGATGGGCTACAACGCGGGTTCTGACAATGCGGGCCTTATCTGGCGTATGCATTACTGGAATCTGGGTGAGAATATTCGGCTCGTCCTGGATGACGCTAACGCTAAACAGAAGTGGGATTATAGTGGGGTTGCCAAAGCCATGTTCGCCTGGAGCTGGCAGACAACCACCGACTACCACGGCGAAATCATCCTGAAACAAGCGTTCGAGCCAAACCGGTACGTATTCGATTACGATACGCAGGAAGAGGTATATGCCTATGTCAAGGAATTGGCGAACAACGCCCTGACCGATCTGAATCGCACGGATGGTGCCGTTTCGCAGGCATCGTTGGCGCGGGGTGATCTGGTTTATGCCGGCGATCGCAGTAAGTGGATCAAGTTCGTTTACGGCGTACTGGCCCGCAATGCAAATCACCTCAGCAACAAGAGCACGTATAATCCAGACGCGGTCATTGATTTCTGCAACAAGTCGCTGGCCAGCAATGCCGACAACTTCAACGTCCCCTTCACGGCGGGCGGCAACTCGGCGCTGGCCAATTTCTTCGGCCCGTCGCGGAGTAATTTGGGAACGTACCGACAAACCGATTTTCTGGTCAGTCTGCTGGACGGTCGGGTATTTAAGGGCGTTATCGATCCTCGCCAGTCAATTCTGACCACACCCTCACCCGATGGCGTTTATCGGGGTGTGGTAATGACCCAGGGCGATCCAAATAACGTAAACGGGAACACGAAGCGAATTCCAACGGTCTGGGGTGAATTGCCCAATCTGGTCGTGGTAGGTACGACGCCGGGTAAGTACGTTTACCGGGATGGTGCACCGTTTCCGATCCTGACCTATGCCGAAATTCAGTTCATCAAGGCCGAAGCCGCTTTCATCAAAGGCGATAAGGCAACGGCCCTGAGCGCCTATCAGGCAGGTATCGGAGCGGCCCTCGATTATGCGGGCGTGTCGGCAGCCGACAAGGCAAAGTACCTGGCCAGCGCAGCCGTAGCGCAATCGACGGGTGATCTGAAAATCAGTGACGTTATGCTTCAGAAATACCTGGCGCTGGTTGGACACGGTGTCATTGAAAGCTGGGTCGATCTGCGCCGGTATCGCTATTCATCGACGGTCTACACCGGTTTTACACCGCCGACCGCCGAGCAATTGTTTCCCGATAACAATGGAAAACTAGCGTATAGGGTACGGCCACGCTACAACTCGGAGTATGTCTGGAACCGGGCATCACTGGACAAATACGGTGGTAACGCGCTTGATTATCATACCGTTGAGCCCTGGTTCATTCAGAAATAA
- a CDS encoding SusC/RagA family TonB-linked outer membrane protein: MQSVLRSLILLLIGLSALTETYAQDRVITGKVTSATDGGVLPGANVQVKGTSRGTTTDGNGNFKIAVNQNASLVVSLIGMISQTVEVGTQSQLNITLVESSSELNEVVVTALGIRQEKRTLGYSVGEVKGADIANAQRDNFLVGMQGRVAGLTMTTTSGTPGASASIQLRGASSIGGNNQPLFVVDGLPIDNRTFNQGALVSNRPNRDNDYLNRAADINPNDIESITVLKGPEAAALYGIDASSGAIVITTKKGGKGPGRVTYDNRFQSTETYRFPEAQTTYGRGTQGFSNANAITYFGPKYGADVPIYDNVRSFFKKGFTQVHNLGIEGGSDNATYRLSTNYTNQSGVVPSTGYKRLSVRLTGTAKISPKLDVMTSFNYVNTKVDKAIRGNNGFLLGLLSWPANDDITNYLNPDGTRRILLGSINQQEPDNPFFSINKNKSGDITNRTITNFQLNYNPASWLSLTGRFGADIYSTQSNLFLSPESWQGTDVTLGGYSTRGSVENALENSQLLNGNLLATVKKTFGKLSTSLLLGTTIDDRNYKVTTAYGEKLYLPDFNSTNNTDPTTQRNKYTQTMQRLQSVLGSLTLNYDELLILTLTGRNDWSSTLPAANRSFFYPAASLAFNFSDLPGLKNRGPLFYYGKLRASYGQTGRDAPPYKVNATLVPQTSTGGGFAYDFYGSNPNLKPERGESYELGTELMFWGGRLGLDFAYYNKTLSQQIVTQRLSYGTGYIFGLLNGGTFNNQGVELQLKGSPVKKADFGWDVILNFSKLKTDVKNLPADVPEYYNSDTWVYLNARSSAFVSNLQSYFPSTNTAYRSYNFDYYQRGSGSATAIGGYSYARNQNGDILINPTNGLPITNNNFLPIGDRNPDFTIGLTNSFRYKSLSLSFLLDIRKGGDVFNGTAMYLWRNGLSKRSLDRDTPVTFKGVLRDGKEDSSTPTANTIQVIPSLRSTDYYTSIPESEFVEKDINWLRLRDVTISYVLPASVLSRTKVFKQASVFVNGTDLFLLTNYTGADPNVNGTTATSGGVGAGGIDYGTLSVPRGLSAGFRIGF; the protein is encoded by the coding sequence ATGCAATCAGTTCTACGCAGCTTAATTCTGCTGTTGATTGGGTTATCTGCGCTGACAGAGACCTATGCTCAGGATCGTGTGATCACGGGCAAAGTCACCTCAGCTACCGATGGCGGGGTCTTGCCGGGTGCCAATGTCCAGGTTAAAGGCACAAGCCGGGGAACCACAACGGATGGCAACGGGAATTTCAAAATTGCCGTTAACCAAAACGCATCACTGGTTGTCAGCCTGATCGGTATGATCAGCCAGACCGTCGAAGTCGGCACCCAAAGCCAGCTCAATATTACCCTGGTCGAATCATCCTCCGAGTTGAATGAAGTCGTTGTAACGGCGCTCGGTATCCGGCAGGAAAAGCGAACGCTTGGCTATTCGGTAGGCGAGGTAAAAGGGGCCGACATTGCCAATGCCCAGCGCGACAATTTTCTGGTCGGGATGCAGGGCCGCGTTGCCGGTCTGACCATGACGACGACCTCCGGTACGCCGGGCGCATCGGCCTCGATTCAGTTACGCGGAGCCAGCTCGATCGGCGGGAATAACCAGCCACTATTCGTTGTCGATGGGTTACCGATCGATAACCGTACCTTCAATCAGGGCGCACTGGTATCGAACCGGCCAAACCGTGACAATGACTACCTGAACCGCGCTGCCGACATCAACCCCAATGACATTGAAAGCATTACGGTTCTGAAAGGTCCCGAAGCAGCTGCCCTCTACGGCATCGATGCGTCGTCGGGTGCGATTGTGATCACGACAAAAAAAGGCGGAAAAGGTCCCGGTCGTGTAACGTATGACAACCGGTTTCAGAGCACGGAGACCTATCGGTTTCCGGAAGCCCAAACGACCTATGGACGGGGTACGCAAGGCTTTTCGAATGCCAATGCGATCACCTATTTCGGACCTAAATACGGGGCCGATGTACCGATTTATGACAATGTTCGCAGCTTTTTCAAGAAAGGATTTACGCAGGTCCACAATTTGGGCATCGAAGGCGGAAGCGACAATGCTACCTATCGGCTATCGACCAACTACACCAACCAGTCAGGTGTCGTACCGTCAACGGGCTACAAGCGGCTGTCCGTGCGCCTGACGGGAACGGCAAAAATCAGCCCCAAGCTGGATGTAATGACCTCGTTCAACTACGTCAACACGAAGGTTGACAAAGCTATTCGCGGTAACAACGGGTTTCTGCTCGGCTTACTGAGCTGGCCCGCCAACGACGACATTACCAATTACCTCAATCCGGACGGGACGCGCCGGATTCTGTTGGGCAGTATCAACCAGCAGGAACCCGACAACCCATTCTTCTCGATCAACAAAAACAAGAGTGGCGACATTACGAACCGTACGATCACCAATTTCCAGTTGAACTACAATCCGGCATCGTGGTTGAGCCTGACGGGCCGGTTTGGCGCGGACATTTATTCGACCCAGAGCAATCTCTTCCTGAGCCCCGAATCGTGGCAGGGAACGGACGTAACGCTGGGCGGCTACTCCACACGAGGGTCGGTCGAAAACGCGCTCGAAAACAGTCAGTTACTGAACGGAAACCTGCTGGCTACGGTGAAGAAAACATTCGGCAAATTAAGCACGTCGCTGTTGCTGGGTACAACCATCGATGACCGGAACTACAAGGTCACGACGGCCTACGGCGAGAAACTGTATCTGCCCGATTTCAATTCGACCAACAACACGGACCCAACCACGCAACGCAACAAATACACGCAGACCATGCAGCGGTTGCAGAGTGTGCTGGGAAGCCTGACGCTGAACTACGACGAGTTACTGATTCTGACCCTAACGGGCCGGAACGACTGGTCATCGACACTGCCTGCGGCCAACCGGAGCTTCTTCTACCCGGCGGCTTCGCTGGCGTTCAATTTCTCCGATCTGCCGGGGCTAAAGAACCGGGGACCGCTGTTCTATTACGGCAAACTGCGGGCCAGCTACGGACAAACCGGACGGGATGCGCCACCTTATAAAGTGAATGCGACGCTGGTGCCACAAACCTCAACCGGTGGTGGGTTTGCTTATGATTTCTACGGCAGCAATCCGAACCTGAAACCGGAACGGGGCGAAAGCTACGAACTGGGTACGGAGCTGATGTTCTGGGGCGGTCGGCTAGGACTCGACTTTGCCTATTACAACAAGACCCTGTCGCAGCAAATCGTGACCCAGCGGCTCAGCTATGGCACCGGCTATATTTTCGGTCTGTTGAACGGGGGTACGTTCAATAACCAGGGTGTCGAACTTCAACTGAAAGGGTCGCCGGTTAAGAAAGCCGATTTTGGCTGGGATGTGATCCTGAACTTCTCGAAGTTGAAAACGGATGTCAAAAACCTCCCCGCCGACGTTCCGGAATACTACAACTCCGACACCTGGGTGTATCTCAACGCCCGTTCCAGCGCGTTCGTGAGTAACCTTCAGTCCTATTTCCCAAGCACCAATACGGCCTACCGGAGCTACAACTTCGATTACTACCAGCGGGGCAGCGGCTCGGCAACGGCCATTGGCGGATACAGTTACGCCCGTAATCAGAACGGCGACATTCTGATCAACCCCACCAACGGGCTGCCCATTACGAATAACAACTTCCTGCCCATCGGTGACCGGAACCCTGATTTTACGATTGGATTAACGAACTCATTCCGGTACAAATCGCTGAGCCTGTCCTTCCTGCTCGATATCCGGAAAGGGGGCGATGTGTTCAACGGTACGGCAATGTATCTGTGGCGTAATGGTCTGAGCAAACGTTCGCTCGACCGCGATACGCCGGTAACCTTCAAAGGTGTTTTGCGGGATGGCAAAGAGGACAGCAGCACCCCAACGGCCAATACGATCCAGGTCATTCCATCACTTCGCTCGACCGATTATTACACGTCGATTCCTGAGTCCGAATTTGTGGAGAAAGACATCAACTGGCTACGGCTGCGCGATGTCACGATCAGTTATGTGTTGCCCGCATCGGTATTGAGCCGGACAAAGGTTTTCAAACAAGCCAGTGTGTTCGTGAATGGTACAGACCTGTTTCTACTCACAAATTACACCGGAGCCGATCCGAACGTGAACGGAACAACCGCTACGTCGGGTGGCGTCGGTGCGGGCGGTATCGACTACGGTACGCTGTCGGTTCCCCGTGGGTTGTCGGCAGGTTTCCGCATTGGATTCTAG
- a CDS encoding pyridoxal phosphate-dependent aminotransferase: MSINRRDWLRTSMLSGLSLAAAPAAFCEPEPEMPAGFKGFKGGPLKARLSANENPYGPSPKALKTITEAAPDGYLYAMEYARQFRKQVAETEGVPEDHILLGAGSGELLTAASLWAAYRPNAGRTIVAPDPTFDALPRAAVKHGITMDKVPLVAADGYDINLNKLNERVGSQTGMVYLCNPNNPTAITVDPAKLRAFCEAVGAKTPILVDEAYIDYTPDPKAYSMVDMVKKGSNVIITKTFSKVHGFAGLRTGYMIAKPELLEQISKFATGGGCLSMTTLRAAMVSLQDKDFIKFSLGKTQESKDYLHGVLKQHNYEPLPSGANFVMFPIRMKGEDFVTRMMEQGVSIRQWKFDGQYWCRVSLGTMPQMQAFADGLKLVS, from the coding sequence ATGTCAATCAATCGTCGTGACTGGCTCCGTACCAGTATGTTATCTGGTTTGAGCCTGGCTGCTGCCCCGGCTGCTTTTTGCGAACCGGAACCAGAAATGCCAGCAGGTTTCAAGGGGTTTAAAGGCGGTCCGCTGAAGGCGCGTCTTTCGGCCAACGAAAATCCGTACGGCCCTTCGCCAAAGGCGCTCAAAACCATCACGGAGGCTGCCCCCGACGGGTATCTGTACGCGATGGAGTATGCCCGGCAGTTCCGCAAGCAGGTTGCTGAAACGGAAGGCGTTCCCGAAGATCACATTCTTTTGGGAGCTGGTTCTGGTGAGTTGCTGACGGCGGCTTCGCTCTGGGCCGCGTATCGCCCAAACGCCGGACGTACGATCGTTGCCCCTGATCCGACGTTTGATGCGTTGCCAAGGGCCGCCGTTAAACACGGTATCACGATGGACAAGGTGCCACTCGTGGCGGCAGATGGCTACGATATTAACCTGAACAAACTCAACGAACGGGTTGGAAGCCAGACAGGAATGGTTTACCTCTGTAATCCGAACAACCCAACGGCCATCACGGTTGATCCGGCCAAACTGCGGGCTTTTTGCGAAGCGGTAGGAGCCAAGACGCCAATTCTGGTCGATGAAGCCTATATTGACTACACGCCCGATCCAAAAGCCTACTCGATGGTCGATATGGTTAAGAAGGGCAGTAACGTCATCATAACCAAGACATTCTCGAAAGTACACGGTTTCGCGGGACTGCGGACGGGCTATATGATTGCCAAGCCTGAACTGCTGGAACAGATCAGCAAGTTTGCTACCGGTGGCGGCTGCCTAAGCATGACCACACTGCGGGCGGCTATGGTAAGTTTACAGGACAAGGATTTTATTAAGTTCTCACTCGGCAAAACGCAGGAGTCGAAAGATTATCTGCACGGTGTACTGAAGCAACACAATTACGAGCCGCTACCATCGGGAGCAAACTTCGTGATGTTCCCGATTCGGATGAAAGGGGAGGACTTCGTAACGCGTATGATGGAGCAGGGCGTGAGCATTCGCCAGTGGAAATTCGATGGTCAGTACTGGTGCCGCGTTAGCCTGGGTACAATGCCTCAGATGCAGGCATTCGCCGATGGGTTAAAGCTGGTTTCGTAA
- a CDS encoding manganese catalase family protein has protein sequence MILKMDQLPIELPVPNNPSANNAAAVQELLGGKFGEMSTLMNYTFQSFNFRGRKKLRPFYDLICSIAGEEYGHVEVVAYTTNLLLSGTSKRGFDPTTTPLASAVDVRNTSHFIASGQSALPMDSMGRFWTGENVFSSGNLKLDLLHNFFLECGARANKMRVYEMVDTPTARTMVGYLLVRGGLHVVAYAKALEKLTGVEVTKLLPIPNLSNDAFPEAKKFMDEKMHLKLYTFSQNDYKQAGLIWNGPHPDDGQECVVVEGAIPGYTPPDLDEEPQLNAPGAEDFDPQVFSDMAKKMGIDYKY, from the coding sequence ATGATTCTAAAAATGGACCAGCTCCCTATCGAGCTACCAGTTCCCAATAATCCTTCGGCGAACAATGCCGCAGCTGTTCAAGAATTGCTGGGTGGCAAGTTCGGCGAGATGTCAACCCTGATGAACTACACTTTTCAGTCGTTTAATTTCCGTGGACGCAAGAAGCTACGGCCTTTCTACGATTTGATCTGTAGCATTGCGGGTGAAGAATATGGCCACGTTGAAGTAGTAGCCTACACCACAAATCTGTTGCTATCTGGTACCAGCAAACGCGGTTTTGACCCAACGACCACGCCATTGGCCAGTGCCGTCGATGTCCGTAACACGAGCCATTTTATTGCCAGTGGTCAGTCGGCCCTGCCGATGGATTCGATGGGTCGCTTCTGGACGGGCGAAAACGTTTTTAGCAGTGGCAACCTGAAACTCGATCTGCTTCATAACTTCTTCCTGGAGTGCGGAGCGCGGGCCAACAAGATGCGGGTGTATGAAATGGTCGATACGCCAACGGCCCGTACAATGGTCGGTTACCTGCTCGTACGCGGTGGGCTGCACGTAGTAGCTTACGCCAAAGCGCTGGAAAAACTAACGGGCGTTGAAGTAACGAAATTGCTACCGATTCCGAACCTGAGCAACGACGCTTTTCCGGAGGCTAAGAAGTTCATGGATGAGAAGATGCACCTTAAGTTGTACACGTTCAGCCAGAATGATTACAAACAGGCGGGTTTGATCTGGAACGGCCCGCACCCGGACGACGGACAGGAATGCGTAGTCGTTGAGGGAGCGATTCCCGGCTATACACCGCCCGATCTGGATGAAGAGCCTCAGCTCAACGCGCCTGGTGCCGAAGACTTCGATCCGCAGGTGTTCTCGGATATGGCGAAGAAAATGGGTATCGATTATAAGTACTAG
- a CDS encoding MFS transporter — protein sequence MKFRYRVLAGLFLLSTITYLDRVCMNVVSKYVKADLHLDNQQFGYILGAFSLSYALFEIPTGSLGDKIGPRRILTRVVLWWSGFTVLTGTAINFLYLLIVRFLFGAGEAGAYPNASIVIARWFPAVEVGRAQSVIWAAGRLGGALTPLVVIPLVHWAGWRWAFAVLGVLGALWALGWYLSFRDEPAAQPGISDEEVSEIEKGRKIKYADHRIPWQTILRNPDLWALMLMCHLFFYGSYFFTNWSSVYFQEGRGLSEDQTKNFISLSYFLGAIGCIVGGLLSDVLSKRYGLKVGRRVVGIGGLGMSSLFFLLAGLTTDNQMAGYLLAICVLLKDLALPVAFAVCVDIGQRNAGVVAGSMNFAGQLGGFFITILFGIIVEQTKNFNYPLFMIAGCLLISALLWFRIDPTKPVTIAE from the coding sequence ATGAAATTTCGCTACCGCGTTCTGGCAGGCCTGTTCCTGCTATCGACCATCACCTACCTCGATCGGGTTTGCATGAATGTGGTCAGCAAATATGTCAAAGCCGATCTCCATCTCGACAATCAGCAGTTTGGCTATATTCTGGGGGCCTTCTCGCTATCGTATGCGCTGTTCGAAATACCAACGGGTTCCCTCGGTGACAAAATTGGTCCCCGTCGTATTCTGACGCGCGTCGTTTTATGGTGGTCCGGTTTTACCGTATTGACGGGTACGGCCATCAATTTTCTGTATCTCCTGATCGTTCGATTTTTGTTCGGTGCCGGAGAAGCCGGCGCGTATCCCAATGCCTCGATCGTCATTGCCCGCTGGTTTCCGGCGGTGGAAGTGGGCCGGGCGCAGTCGGTCATCTGGGCCGCCGGGCGATTGGGGGGCGCGTTGACGCCATTGGTTGTCATTCCGCTCGTTCACTGGGCTGGCTGGCGCTGGGCCTTTGCCGTATTGGGCGTTTTAGGCGCGTTGTGGGCCTTGGGCTGGTATCTCTCATTTCGCGATGAGCCAGCCGCGCAGCCGGGCATCAGCGATGAAGAAGTGAGCGAGATCGAAAAGGGGCGTAAGATCAAATACGCCGACCACCGCATTCCGTGGCAGACCATCCTCCGAAATCCTGATCTGTGGGCGCTGATGCTAATGTGTCACCTGTTTTTTTACGGCTCGTATTTCTTCACGAACTGGTCGTCGGTCTATTTCCAGGAGGGTCGCGGCCTGAGCGAAGACCAGACCAAGAACTTTATCTCACTCTCTTACTTTCTGGGGGCTATCGGCTGCATTGTCGGTGGTTTGCTGAGTGATGTCTTGAGTAAACGCTACGGGCTGAAGGTTGGCCGCAGGGTGGTAGGCATAGGTGGTCTGGGTATGTCCAGCTTGTTTTTTCTGCTGGCAGGACTAACGACCGATAACCAGATGGCAGGCTATCTGCTTGCTATCTGTGTGCTATTAAAAGACCTGGCCTTGCCGGTTGCGTTTGCGGTATGTGTCGATATTGGGCAGCGAAACGCGGGCGTAGTAGCGGGTTCGATGAACTTTGCCGGTCAGTTGGGCGGATTCTTCATCACAATTCTGTTTGGTATTATCGTCGAACAAACCAAAAACTTCAATTATCCACTCTTTATGATAGCGGGGTGCCTGCTCATTAGCGCCCTGCTGTGGTTCCGGATCGATCCGACCAAGCCCGTAACCATAGCGGAGTGA